Proteins encoded within one genomic window of Humulus lupulus chromosome 1, drHumLupu1.1, whole genome shotgun sequence:
- the LOC133822348 gene encoding uncharacterized protein LOC133822348, which produces MLKEKDIEGVFKKKSNLVKATLNPRPEEKEFHDSIIQGPDELLMGRVISFVDDDVELEFEREECEESPTKPDVVDGHRHEQDKKEIPTPINTHHEKLLADIDTLKSNQQRMEDKLDYLIELVLSQRKGSDSEDSLSDEHLASPHRTFIMEHVVG; this is translated from the exons ATGCTGAAAGAGAAAGATATTGAaggtgtatttaagaaaaaaagt AATCTTGTGAAGGCCACGCTCAATCCAAGACCCGAAGAGAAAGAATTTCATGACTctattattcaaggaccagatgaACTACTCATGGGACGTGTTATTAGCTTTGTAGACGATGATGTGGAATTGGAGTTTGAAAGGGAAGAATGTGAGGAATCTCCCACAAAGCCCGATGTAGTAGATGGGCATCGTCACGAGCAAGACAAGAAAGAGATACCAACTCCAATTAACACCCACCATGAAAAGTTGTTAGCTGATATTGACACTTTGAAAAGTAACCAACAAAGAATGGAGGATAAGTTGGATTATCTAATTGAATTAGTGCTCTCGCAACGTAAAGGTAGTGATTCTGAGGATTCATTATCAGATGAGCATCTTGCTTCACCACACCGTACATTTATTATGGAGCACGTTGTTGGATAA